The following is a genomic window from Crossiella equi.
GCACGCGCAGCCGGTGCTGGTGCGGGTGCGTGAGGCGCAGCGCGAGGTGGTGCTCGTTGTCCTCCCTGGCCTCCCGGCGCATCATCGCCGGTTCCGCCTGCTCCTGGGACAGGCAGAAGATCTCCAGTCCCCGCGTGCCCACCCTCGCGTGCTGGATCGTGACGTCCAGCTCCGCCTGGGGCCTGCCGTACCGGCGTGCCAGGCGCTCCCGCACGACCACGCTCGGCAACGAGGCGGTCGGGGTGGCCCCGATCCGCTCAAGCAGCGCGGTGACCTGGCCGTCCTCGCTCGGGAAGACCAGGGTGGCGGCGTGGTCGAACTCGCAGGCGTCCGCGAGGGCCCGCACCGCCTCGGCGTCGGCGTCCGGGCCGAGCAGGTCGGTGAGCACCTCGGCCGTGGTGTGGTCGCGGACGCGGTCGGCCAGTCGCCGCAGCTTGTCGACATCGTTCTCGGCGAGCACGTCACTCTCCTTCGGCTGGTGCCGCGAGGGCACCGATCACGGTCTTGGCACGCATGAGGAACTCCGCCAGGTGCCCGTCGTGGGGCAGCACCGGGTCCATCAGGTGGGTGGGGTGCGCGCCGATGTGCAGGTTGCGGATCGTGGGTTCAGCGGCCAGGCGCGCCAGCAGCTCCCGGTCGGCGGTGAGCGCGGTGACCACCAGGCTCTCCCGCAGTGGCCCGGTGCCCTCGGCCGGTCGCCACGGCGCCAGCCACACGCACGGGAACGGCAGTTCCAGGCCCAGCCTGGGATCGGCGGCGCGGTCGAGCAGCACCACGGCGGGCCGCAGCACCGCGCCGCCGTCCGGCAGGACCTCGGTCAACGGGCCGTCGGCGAGCAGGCGCGCACCGTCCAGCCGGGTGCGCAGGAACTCCTCCAGCTCCCGTGCCCGGGCTTCCGGGAACACCGGGAGCACGGCCTGCTCGTGCCCGGCTGGGTGCACGGGCAGGCGGGCCAGGGCGGCGGCCAGCGCCTCCGCGACCGATGCCGCGTCCCCGTCGACGAGGACCGCGCTGGCGTTGACGCACGCGGTGGCACCGAACCCGGCCACCGAGTCCACCAGCACGTCCAGGTGCGGCACCCAGTCCGATGTGGACACCAGGACCTTGCTGCGGCCCGGTCCCTGCACGAGCACGTCGGTCCGGCCGCCGTACCGGGCGGCCAGCTCGGCGCCACCGTAGACCAGCGCCAGGTCGGCGGCGCGGACCAGCTCGTCGGCCACCTCGTGCGCGCAGGGCAGGAACGCGACCTGGTCGCCGAACCCGCAGGCGCGCAAGGCCGAGACCAGGCGGGCCGGGGTGAGGGGATCCCGCGCGGAGGGCCGTACCGCGACCCGGTAGCCGAGCGCGAGGGCGGTCAGCCACGGGCCGTGGGTACCGGGGTGGTTGCCGGGGGCCAGCACCCCGAGCACCTCGCCGCGCCGCACCCACACCGCCCGGCCCGCACCGGCCTGCCAGCGCTGCGTGATCCCGTGCGGGCGGGCCGCGGCCACTACCCGCCCGGCCGAGCGCAAGGTGTGTGCCAGGGCCTGGGTGGCCGCGCGCACCACGGGCAGCGCGACGCCGCTCAGCGCGGCCACCGAGGCCTCGTGCTCGGCGACCGGCACCCCGTCCACCACGCCCTCGGCGAACAGCGTGGCCGCCTCCCGCAACGCGTCCAGGCACTCCGGGGTGGACAGCGGCGTGGCGGC
Proteins encoded in this region:
- a CDS encoding aldehyde dehydrogenase family protein, yielding MAASLPALGPSGPYRTTRTAVLTAVTGAELGTLAQVPPLYVRRAVDALRAATPLSTPECLDALREAATLFAEGVVDGVPVAEHEASVAALSGVALPVVRAATQALAHTLRSAGRVVAAARPHGITQRWQAGAGRAVWVRRGEVLGVLAPGNHPGTHGPWLTALALGYRVAVRPSARDPLTPARLVSALRACGFGDQVAFLPCAHEVADELVRAADLALVYGGAELAARYGGRTDVLVQGPGRSKVLVSTSDWVPHLDVLVDSVAGFGATACVNASAVLVDGDAASVAEALAAALARLPVHPAGHEQAVLPVFPEARARELEEFLRTRLDGARLLADGPLTEVLPDGGAVLRPAVVLLDRAADPRLGLELPFPCVWLAPWRPAEGTGPLRESLVVTALTADRELLARLAAEPTIRNLHIGAHPTHLMDPVLPHDGHLAEFLMRAKTVIGALAAPAEGE